One Streptomyces mobaraensis NBRC 13819 = DSM 40847 DNA segment encodes these proteins:
- a CDS encoding pyrimidine reductase family protein, which yields MRRLFPSPTAPADLQDREWGLDELADLYAYPGAVADGRPWLRANMVSSLDGAAHHEGRSQPLSSAADMRIFGTLRALADAVVVGAETVRQEGYRPARVREAFAARRAALGQSPAPVIAVVSAGLDLDFALPLFAEPLVPTLVLTGEAAPAERRDAAAAAGVEVVVAGEGRTVDVARVPELLAARGMTRLLTEGGPRLLGQFTAAGVLDELCLSLAPMVAAGVAPRIAGGPPLEVPRRFALASVLEQDGFLFTRYRRGTGGPAAGAAAAGAGGIGI from the coding sequence ATGCGACGCCTGTTCCCCTCGCCCACCGCCCCCGCCGACCTCCAGGACCGCGAATGGGGGCTCGACGAACTGGCCGACCTCTACGCCTACCCCGGGGCCGTCGCGGACGGGCGTCCCTGGCTGCGCGCCAACATGGTCTCGTCCCTCGACGGCGCCGCCCACCACGAGGGCCGCTCACAGCCGCTGTCCTCCGCCGCCGACATGCGGATCTTCGGTACGCTGCGCGCGCTCGCCGACGCCGTCGTGGTCGGCGCCGAGACCGTACGGCAGGAGGGCTACCGCCCGGCGCGCGTCCGCGAGGCGTTCGCCGCCCGGCGCGCCGCGCTCGGCCAGTCCCCGGCGCCGGTGATCGCGGTGGTGAGCGCCGGGCTCGACCTGGACTTCGCGCTGCCGCTGTTCGCCGAGCCGCTGGTGCCGACCCTGGTGCTGACCGGCGAGGCGGCCCCCGCCGAGCGGCGGGACGCGGCCGCCGCGGCGGGCGTGGAGGTCGTCGTGGCCGGCGAGGGGAGGACGGTGGACGTGGCGCGCGTACCGGAGCTGCTGGCCGCCCGCGGGATGACACGGCTGCTGACGGAGGGCGGGCCGCGGCTGCTCGGGCAGTTCACGGCGGCCGGGGTGCTGGACGAGCTGTGCCTCTCGCTCGCCCCGATGGTCGCGGCCGGGGTCGCGCCGCGGATCGCCGGCGGGCCCCCGCTGGAGGTGCCGCGGCGGTTCGCGCTGGCGTCGGTGCTGGAGCAGGACGGGTTCCTGTTCACCCGGTACCGGAGGGGGACGGGTGGGCCGGCGGCGGGTGCCGCGGCGGCCGGGGCCGGAGGAATCGGCATCTGA
- a CDS encoding ATP-binding cassette domain-containing protein translates to MELRDVGRRYGVRGRWVLKDVALRVPRGTLLRIEGGNGSGKSTLLRLLAGIDAPSAGRITGRPRTAYVPERFPAALPLTALGYLTRLGRVHGLGRRAADRAARDWLERFDAGRYARTPLRELSKGTAQKVAVAQGLVGAPELLVLDEAWTGLDGASRRVLDRAVLERVAGGGAVVFVDHDPRRLAGECGAVHRVEGGRLVDGSAGPRARTERVRVEAEGTGPLPERLPGDPARERLTGAVRLTVATADSDALLHALLTTAPPWHIRSVTAVPAPEEPHR, encoded by the coding sequence GTGGAACTCCGGGACGTCGGCCGCCGGTACGGCGTGCGCGGCCGGTGGGTGCTCAAGGACGTCGCACTGCGGGTGCCGCGCGGCACGCTGCTGAGGATCGAGGGCGGCAACGGCAGCGGCAAGTCGACGCTGCTGCGGCTGCTGGCCGGCATCGACGCCCCCAGCGCCGGACGGATCACCGGCCGGCCCCGCACCGCGTACGTCCCCGAGCGCTTCCCCGCGGCGCTGCCGCTCACCGCCCTCGGCTACCTCACCCGCCTCGGCCGCGTCCACGGCCTCGGCCGGCGGGCGGCCGACCGCGCCGCCCGGGACTGGCTCGAACGCTTCGACGCCGGGCGGTACGCCCGCACGCCGCTGCGGGAGCTGTCCAAGGGCACGGCCCAGAAGGTCGCCGTCGCGCAGGGCCTGGTCGGCGCGCCCGAGCTGCTCGTCCTCGACGAGGCGTGGACCGGTCTGGACGGCGCGTCCCGGCGCGTCCTCGACCGGGCCGTGCTCGAGCGCGTCGCCGGCGGGGGTGCCGTCGTGTTCGTGGACCACGATCCGCGCCGGCTGGCGGGGGAGTGCGGCGCGGTCCACCGGGTGGAGGGCGGACGGCTCGTGGACGGGTCCGCGGGCCCTCGGGCCCGTACCGAACGGGTCCGCGTCGAGGCGGAGGGCACCGGTCCGCTGCCGGAGCGGCTGCCCGGCGACCCGGCCCGGGAACGGCTCACCGGCGCCGTCCGGCTCACCGTCGCCACCGCCGACTCCGACGCGCTGCTCCACGCCCTGCTCACCACCGCACCGCCCTGGCACATCCGCTCGGTGACCGCCGTGCCCGCCCCGGAGGAACCGCACCGATGA
- a CDS encoding MFS transporter, which produces MSADTKSLPSRSASAGGRPGGGRTVMLVVVLVAELMNALDGSVVYTALPAIQHDTGASGAAVQWIHAAYALTFAIGLVTGGRLGDLHGRKRLFLLGTGVFTAASLLCGLAGTPAVLIAARFVQGGAAAVMIPQVLATLHVTFDEGSRAKAFSLYGTVMSLGSVAGPVLGGVLTSADVSGLGWRPIFLINVPIGLAAVLLGLRHLPESRDLAARRPDLAGMLLAGLGLLLIAYPLTAGGAHQWPVWSFLMMAGGFLTLMVFVVQQRARTARGRDPLVVLALFKRRAFAAGLSAQLVFGLLSGVFFLAWTLFMQDGLGLSPRQAAAGFVVASLGEMAGGWLTMSLAGRHGTPCWPRPPCADTRG; this is translated from the coding sequence GTGTCCGCTGACACCAAATCCCTCCCCTCCCGCTCCGCCTCCGCCGGCGGCCGGCCAGGCGGTGGTCGCACCGTCATGCTGGTCGTCGTCTTGGTCGCGGAGCTGATGAACGCTCTCGACGGCTCCGTCGTCTACACGGCCCTGCCCGCCATTCAGCACGACACCGGTGCCTCGGGCGCCGCGGTGCAGTGGATTCACGCCGCCTACGCGCTGACCTTCGCCATTGGGCTGGTCACCGGCGGCCGGCTCGGCGATCTCCACGGCCGCAAGCGGCTCTTCCTCCTGGGGACCGGCGTCTTCACCGCGGCGTCGCTGCTCTGCGGCCTGGCCGGCACACCCGCCGTGCTGATCGCCGCCCGCTTCGTCCAGGGCGGTGCCGCGGCGGTCATGATTCCCCAGGTCCTGGCCACGCTGCACGTGACCTTCGACGAAGGCTCCCGTGCCAAGGCGTTCAGCCTCTACGGCACCGTCATGTCGCTGGGCAGCGTCGCCGGACCGGTCCTGGGCGGCGTGCTCACCAGCGCCGACGTCTCCGGCCTCGGATGGCGCCCGATCTTCCTGATCAATGTGCCCATCGGCCTGGCGGCCGTGCTCCTCGGCCTGCGGCACCTGCCCGAATCCCGCGACCTCGCCGCCCGGCGCCCGGACCTCGCGGGCATGCTCCTGGCCGGCTTGGGCCTGCTGCTGATCGCCTACCCGCTCACCGCCGGCGGGGCACACCAGTGGCCCGTCTGGAGCTTCCTCATGATGGCCGGGGGATTCCTGACCCTGATGGTCTTCGTGGTCCAGCAGCGGGCCAGGACCGCACGGGGCCGCGACCCACTCGTCGTCCTGGCGTTGTTCAAGCGCAGGGCGTTCGCCGCGGGGCTGTCCGCGCAGCTCGTCTTCGGTCTGCTGTCCGGGGTGTTCTTCCTGGCGTGGACTCTGTTCATGCAGGACGGGCTCGGGCTCTCCCCGCGGCAGGCGGCGGCAGGTTTCGTGGTGGCGTCGCTGGGTGAGATGGCCGGGGGGTGGCTGACGATGAGCCTGGCCGGCCGGCACGGCACGCCCTGCTGGCCGCGGCCACCCTGTGCGGATACGCGTGGCTGA
- a CDS encoding DNA-binding response regulator: MIRVLITDGLRLTREALSVVVASEPGMQVVAQVPRGDEIAPQALRTRPTVALLDAQLPGLDGIPAAERLKAALPPCRVVILTTLERPGTLRTALELGVEGFLSKAVSVKELTDSVRKVARGERVLDPRLVTDALHTPDNPLSERDRELLRLAAHGHTPPEIAEILHLSPGTVRNNLAAVNRKVGARNRIEAIRTATALGWI, translated from the coding sequence ATGATTCGCGTGTTGATCACCGATGGCCTGCGCCTCACGCGCGAAGCGCTGTCCGTCGTGGTCGCGTCCGAACCCGGCATGCAAGTGGTCGCGCAGGTGCCACGAGGCGACGAGATCGCGCCGCAGGCCCTGCGCACCCGCCCGACCGTGGCGCTGCTCGACGCCCAGCTCCCCGGCCTGGACGGGATCCCGGCCGCGGAACGGCTCAAAGCCGCTCTGCCCCCCTGCCGCGTCGTCATCCTGACCACCCTGGAACGCCCCGGCACCTTGCGAACCGCCCTGGAACTGGGAGTCGAAGGATTCCTGAGCAAAGCCGTATCGGTCAAAGAACTGACCGACTCCGTCCGCAAGGTCGCCCGGGGTGAACGTGTGCTGGACCCACGGCTCGTCACCGACGCCCTGCACACCCCCGACAACCCGCTCAGCGAACGCGACAGGGAACTTCTCCGCCTGGCCGCACATGGCCACACACCCCCGGAGATTGCCGAGATCCTGCATCTCTCACCCGGGACGGTCCGCAACAATCTGGCCGCCGTCAACCGCAAGGTCGGGGCGCGCAACCGTATCGAGGCGATACGCACCGCCACCGCCCTCGGCTGGATCTGA
- a CDS encoding polysaccharide deacetylase family protein gives MPRISRALAPALALLCCATACGGGEGTTQAATPGNKPAAAAAPAKPSPTSAPTLPPGKAGAAPLFSHGRRDHGKHIALTFDADMTSDQGPRAARGEHFDNPALIATLRRLKVPATLFMTGRWAEQYPDQARSIGADPLFEVANHSYSHHAFATPCYGLPPVKGGARADVEKAFAAFRRAGVERTVPYFRFPGGCHNPSVLRELGPAKVTAVQWDVISGDAFAKRPGPVADEVLAKARPGSVVVMHCTRSAAPATEAAVRTIVPRLRERGYEFVRVSDLIAGG, from the coding sequence GTGCCCCGCATATCCCGCGCCCTCGCCCCCGCCCTGGCCCTCCTCTGCTGCGCAACCGCCTGCGGCGGCGGTGAAGGCACGACGCAGGCCGCCACCCCCGGCAACAAGCCGGCCGCCGCAGCCGCACCGGCAAAACCCTCACCCACATCCGCCCCGACGCTCCCCCCAGGCAAAGCCGGCGCAGCCCCCCTCTTCTCACACGGCCGCCGCGACCACGGCAAACACATAGCCCTCACCTTCGACGCCGACATGACGTCCGACCAAGGCCCCCGCGCCGCCCGCGGCGAACACTTCGACAACCCCGCCCTCATCGCCACCCTCCGCCGCCTCAAAGTGCCCGCCACGCTCTTCATGACCGGCAGATGGGCCGAGCAGTACCCGGACCAGGCCCGGTCGATCGGCGCCGATCCGCTCTTCGAGGTCGCCAACCACTCGTACAGCCACCACGCGTTCGCCACACCGTGCTACGGCCTCCCGCCGGTGAAGGGCGGGGCGCGGGCGGACGTGGAGAAGGCGTTCGCCGCGTTCCGGCGCGCGGGGGTCGAGCGGACGGTGCCGTACTTCCGCTTCCCGGGCGGGTGTCACAACCCGTCCGTGCTCAGGGAGTTGGGCCCGGCGAAGGTGACGGCCGTGCAGTGGGACGTGATAAGCGGCGACGCGTTCGCCAAGCGGCCCGGGCCGGTGGCGGACGAGGTGCTGGCGAAGGCGCGGCCGGGTTCGGTCGTGGTGATGCACTGCACCCGCAGCGCGGCCCCGGCCACGGAGGCGGCCGTCCGGACGATCGTCCCGCGGCTCCGGGAGCGCGGCTACGAGTTCGTCCGGGTGTCCGACCTGATCGCCGGCGGCTGA
- the zapE gene encoding cell division protein ZapE, with protein sequence MSSSTAASPEPRPTGEQPVALTSRTPHVPAERLVAEMVPPPRFDAVRFDTYIPDPNQPSQTEAVRVLSGFAAGLGSPAAGSGRKRWFRREAKPAPAGPRGVYLDGGYGVGKTHLLASLWHAAPAAPERKAFGTFVELTNLVGALGFQQTVRTLGGHELLCIDEFELDDPGDTVLVSTLLGKLVEQGVALAATSNTLPGKLGEGRFAAADFLREIQGLSAHFRALRIDGEDYRHRGLPEAPAPFDDETVKRVAYSVDGASLDDFPALLRHLSQVHPSRYGALCDGVRAVCLTGVEPVPDQSTALRLVVLADRLYDREVPVLASGRPFDRLFSEEMLAGGYRKKYFRAISRLTALARDAKSLADG encoded by the coding sequence GTGTCGTCCTCCACCGCAGCATCCCCAGAACCCCGCCCGACGGGCGAGCAGCCCGTCGCGCTCACCTCGCGCACCCCGCACGTCCCGGCCGAGCGCCTGGTCGCCGAGATGGTGCCGCCGCCGCGCTTCGACGCGGTGCGGTTCGACACCTACATACCGGACCCGAACCAGCCCAGCCAGACCGAGGCCGTCCGGGTGCTGTCCGGCTTCGCGGCCGGGCTCGGCTCCCCGGCCGCCGGCAGCGGCCGGAAGCGCTGGTTCCGGCGGGAGGCCAAGCCCGCCCCGGCCGGACCGCGCGGCGTCTACCTCGACGGCGGCTACGGCGTCGGCAAGACGCACCTGCTGGCCTCCCTCTGGCACGCGGCACCGGCCGCCCCGGAACGGAAGGCGTTCGGCACCTTCGTCGAGCTGACGAACCTGGTCGGTGCCCTCGGCTTCCAGCAGACCGTCCGCACGCTCGGCGGCCACGAGCTGCTCTGCATCGACGAGTTCGAACTGGACGACCCGGGCGACACCGTCCTCGTCTCCACCCTGCTCGGCAAGCTCGTCGAACAGGGCGTCGCGCTCGCCGCGACCTCCAACACGCTGCCCGGCAAGCTCGGCGAGGGCCGGTTCGCCGCCGCCGACTTCCTCCGCGAGATCCAGGGCCTCTCGGCCCACTTCCGCGCCCTGCGCATCGACGGCGAGGACTACCGCCACCGGGGCCTCCCCGAGGCACCGGCCCCCTTCGACGACGAGACCGTCAAGCGGGTGGCCTACTCGGTGGACGGCGCCTCGCTGGACGACTTCCCCGCCCTCCTCCGGCACCTCTCCCAGGTCCACCCGAGCCGCTACGGCGCCCTCTGCGACGGCGTCCGCGCGGTCTGCCTCACCGGCGTCGAACCGGTGCCGGACCAGTCGACGGCCCTGCGACTCGTCGTGCTCGCCGACCGGCTGTACGACCGGGAGGTACCGGTGCTCGCGTCCGGGCGGCCGTTCGACCGGCTCTTCAGCGAGGAGATGCTGGCCGGGGGCTACCGGAAGAAGTACTTCCGCGCCATCTCCCGCCTCACGGCGCTGGCGCGCGACGCGAAGTCCTTGGCGGACGGCTGA
- a CDS encoding cold shock domain-containing protein: protein MSALKGFGFIEQDGGGADVFAHYSNISAQGFRELLEGQKVTFDIAQGQKGPTAENIVIA from the coding sequence CTGTCCGCTCTCAAGGGCTTCGGCTTCATCGAGCAGGACGGCGGCGGCGCCGACGTCTTCGCCCACTACTCGAACATCAGCGCCCAGGGCTTCCGCGAGCTGCTGGAGGGCCAGAAGGTGACGTTCGACATCGCGCAGGGCCAGAAAGGCCCGACGGCCGAGAACATCGTCATCGCCTGA
- a CDS encoding NACHT domain-containing protein, which yields MLVHQQWEQEAMLRQLFSPAPLPVLWWDAALPDACDHRRLIGDPVSCRADAPEDLAVAFRRLPHRRLVVLGPAGSGKTTFAVLLTLALLRDRAPGAPVPVLLSLASFDPARHSAHDWLARQIADGYPALGDVRSYGTTAVEDLLAARWVIPVLDGLDELPPPSQPGVLAALNAAFPAHAPLVLTCRTSAYARAVAGASVLTAAAVIEPAPLDAVDALASLRLAAPPGPAQRRWDLLARHVADHPEGPAAQALQRPLLTALARTVYADAGGDPAELADVGRFPTANAVEQHLLDALVPSLLERARHSSGSSRSGRSVQSTGSALRHLACLAHGLSRQGTHDLAWWQLHQWVPLLGRTWSRAAVWSLVAALAALSGYALHHVAGPRPQLDSPAFVRVTCGVALALFAMQCLAARTVTRGGVRPRPLRTAALTALVGALTNALCQVVLRRMFTHVGTVETVQHNLKHLTVYGLGIFLVLLASGPPAPPRVPSRGSFTLLHWRERLPRALATVAGTAVLIGTALHLYVLIGIWPSDPWTHRTAVSALAVWATGIAAGALCGAVLGAVRSVRTSASRLDVTTPAESMRADRAITLVGVAAAALLFHLPDDVALAMSLATGHDPWPPVSDIVLFALSDLLPVGMVLALTAFAWPHYSVARLILAAQGRLPLRLQTFLSEAHRLGILRQVGSVYQFRHASLQHRLAASAHLPPQRDRRGDSRTAVRSALCSGAGPPGERHERPQEE from the coding sequence ATGCTCGTGCACCAGCAGTGGGAACAGGAGGCGATGCTGCGGCAGTTGTTCTCGCCCGCACCGCTGCCCGTTCTCTGGTGGGACGCGGCGCTGCCCGACGCCTGTGACCACCGCCGGCTCATCGGCGACCCCGTCTCGTGCCGGGCGGACGCACCGGAGGACCTGGCCGTCGCGTTCCGGCGCCTGCCGCACCGGCGGCTCGTCGTTCTCGGCCCGGCCGGATCGGGCAAAACCACCTTCGCCGTACTGCTGACGCTCGCGCTGCTGCGCGACCGCGCCCCCGGCGCCCCCGTACCGGTGCTCCTCTCCCTCGCCTCCTTCGACCCGGCACGGCACAGCGCCCACGACTGGCTCGCACGCCAGATCGCGGACGGCTATCCGGCGCTCGGCGACGTCCGGTCGTATGGCACCACCGCCGTAGAGGACCTGCTGGCCGCCCGGTGGGTGATCCCCGTACTGGACGGGCTGGACGAACTGCCTCCGCCCAGCCAGCCCGGCGTACTCGCGGCCCTGAACGCCGCCTTCCCCGCCCACGCGCCGCTCGTCCTCACCTGCCGTACCAGCGCCTACGCCCGGGCGGTCGCTGGGGCGAGTGTGTTGACTGCGGCCGCCGTCATCGAACCGGCTCCCCTGGATGCCGTCGACGCCCTCGCGTCACTGCGGCTCGCCGCGCCGCCCGGCCCGGCGCAGCGGCGCTGGGACCTGCTGGCCCGGCACGTGGCCGACCACCCCGAAGGGCCCGCCGCGCAGGCCTTGCAGAGGCCCCTGCTCACGGCTCTGGCCCGTACGGTGTACGCCGACGCCGGGGGCGACCCCGCCGAACTCGCCGACGTCGGCCGCTTTCCCACGGCGAACGCGGTGGAACAGCATCTGCTCGACGCGCTCGTACCGAGCCTGCTCGAACGGGCCCGCCACTCCAGCGGATCCTCCCGGTCCGGCCGGTCCGTCCAGTCCACCGGGTCCGCCCTGCGCCACCTCGCCTGCCTGGCTCACGGGCTCAGCCGTCAGGGCACGCACGACCTGGCGTGGTGGCAGCTCCACCAGTGGGTTCCCCTGCTCGGCCGTACCTGGAGCCGGGCCGCGGTGTGGAGTCTCGTCGCGGCCCTGGCCGCCCTGTCGGGGTACGCGCTCCACCACGTGGCAGGCCCCCGGCCGCAACTGGATTCGCCCGCGTTCGTGAGGGTGACGTGCGGGGTCGCCCTCGCCCTCTTCGCCATGCAGTGCCTGGCCGCCCGAACCGTTACGCGAGGCGGCGTCCGCCCCCGCCCGCTGCGTACCGCCGCGCTGACGGCGCTGGTGGGGGCGTTGACCAACGCGCTGTGCCAGGTGGTGCTGCGGCGGATGTTCACCCATGTCGGAACGGTGGAGACCGTTCAGCACAATCTCAAGCATCTCACCGTCTACGGCCTGGGCATCTTCCTGGTCCTTCTCGCGTCCGGCCCGCCGGCTCCGCCGCGGGTACCGAGCCGGGGTTCGTTCACGTTGCTGCACTGGCGGGAACGGCTGCCGCGCGCCCTGGCGACCGTCGCCGGGACGGCCGTTCTCATCGGCACGGCGCTTCACCTGTACGTGCTGATCGGCATCTGGCCGTCGGATCCGTGGACGCACAGGACCGCCGTCTCCGCCCTGGCCGTCTGGGCCACCGGCATCGCCGCCGGAGCCCTGTGCGGGGCCGTCCTCGGTGCCGTCCGGTCGGTCCGGACCTCCGCCTCACGGCTGGATGTCACCACTCCGGCCGAATCGATGCGGGCGGACCGGGCCATCACCCTCGTCGGCGTGGCGGCCGCGGCCCTTCTCTTCCACCTGCCGGACGACGTCGCCCTGGCCATGAGCCTTGCCACCGGACACGACCCCTGGCCCCCGGTCTCCGACATCGTGCTGTTCGCCCTGTCCGATCTGCTGCCCGTGGGAATGGTCCTCGCCCTGACCGCCTTCGCCTGGCCGCACTACAGCGTGGCACGGCTGATCCTGGCCGCCCAGGGGCGTCTGCCGTTGCGCTTGCAGACGTTCCTGTCGGAGGCCCACCGGTTGGGCATCCTCCGCCAGGTCGGTTCCGTCTACCAGTTCCGGCACGCGAGCCTGCAACACCGGCTCGCAGCCTCGGCCCACCTACCCCCTCAGCGCGACCGACGCGGCGACAGTCGCACGGCCGTCCGGTCGGCGCTCTGCTCCGGGGCGGGCCCGCCGGGGGAACGGCACGAGAGGCCGCAGGAAGAATGA